In one window of bacterium DNA:
- a CDS encoding acyl-CoA dehydrogenase family protein — translation MLDYIEYEDFRAEVKAKVDEIVAPHAAAIDADDHIPDEVMKAIGEVGWFGALAPAEYGGLGWDTVRYAIMVEEVSRASGSAGVMLAVQGSLVTYPLQKYGTEEQIKEYMPKFASGEVMGSFGLTEPGAGSDAGNTKTTAVLDGDEWVINGQKCFITNTKRDWPVVCFATVRTDPDKSKGVYGVSSIIVPVDAPGFNYGRKENKMGLRGSDTSEIFFEDCRVPQKNLLGEVNEGFKIFMVALDAGRISIGAMALGLGQGAFDLAVKHAENRVQFGKPIGTKQAIQWKIAEMATKVRAARFLVYSAAALKDAGLPYTKEAAMAKYYASQVGREAAYDAIQVHGALGYDKSYPLERIYRDVKLDEIGEGTSEIQKIVISRNILQLKKKK, via the coding sequence ATGCTGGACTATATCGAGTACGAGGATTTTCGGGCCGAGGTAAAGGCCAAGGTCGACGAGATCGTCGCGCCTCACGCCGCGGCCATAGACGCCGACGACCATATTCCCGACGAGGTCATGAAGGCCATCGGCGAAGTCGGATGGTTCGGCGCCCTGGCGCCCGCCGAGTACGGCGGCCTGGGATGGGACACGGTCCGGTACGCCATTATGGTGGAGGAGGTATCGCGGGCGTCGGGGTCGGCGGGCGTCATGCTTGCGGTCCAGGGCTCGCTGGTCACCTACCCGCTGCAAAAGTACGGGACGGAAGAGCAGATAAAAGAATATATGCCCAAGTTCGCCTCCGGCGAAGTAATGGGTTCCTTCGGCCTTACCGAGCCGGGCGCCGGTTCCGACGCCGGCAACACCAAGACCACCGCCGTCCTCGACGGCGACGAGTGGGTCATCAACGGCCAGAAGTGTTTCATCACCAACACCAAGCGCGACTGGCCCGTCGTCTGCTTCGCGACGGTGCGGACCGACCCCGATAAGTCCAAGGGCGTCTACGGCGTCAGCTCCATAATCGTTCCCGTGGATGCGCCGGGGTTCAACTACGGCCGCAAGGAGAACAAGATGGGGTTGCGCGGCTCGGATACCAGCGAGATATTTTTCGAGGACTGCCGCGTCCCCCAGAAGAACCTGCTCGGCGAGGTCAACGAGGGTTTCAAGATCTTCATGGTGGCGCTGGACGCGGGCCGCATAAGCATCGGCGCTATGGCGCTCGGCCTGGGCCAGGGCGCGTTCGACCTCGCCGTCAAGCATGCGGAAAATCGCGTCCAGTTCGGCAAGCCCATCGGCACCAAGCAGGCCATACAATGGAAAATAGCCGAGATGGCGACCAAAGTCCGGGCGGCGCGCTTCCTAGTTTACTCCGCCGCCGCGCTTAAGGACGCCGGCCTCCCCTATACCAAAGAGGCCGCGATGGCGAAGTACTACGCCTCGCAGGTGGGGCGCGAAGCGGCCTACGACGCCATACAGGTCCACGGCGCGCTGGGGTACGATAAATCCTATCCGCTGGAGCGCATCTACCGCGACGTCAAGCTCGACGAAATAGGCGAGGGGACGAGCGAGATTC
- a CDS encoding acyl-CoA dehydrogenase family protein, with protein MKMDFNLNDEQKMMRQVAAEIADEQLAPKAEEMEENREIPGELLAFLAEQGYFGMFLPERYGGAELDFATYALTIEEFSRGSPAVALVVSVQNALVGKPILTYGTEGQKEKYLARVASGELLGAFSITEEDAGSDAANVQTTAAKKDGGYVLNGRKLYVTNAGFAGLFLVVASTDPAAGGKGLSCFLVERDAPGFTVGERFDGMGMRALDVRRLEFKNCEVPADALLGAEGEGLKIALASLDGSRIGVGAQAVGIGQQAFNEAKKYAGEREQFGRPILSFQAIQFYLVEMATRLEAARFLTLRAATLADAGEPFSAEAAMAKLYASEAANFCANLGVQIHGGYGYMKDYVVERFFRDARVTEIYEGTSEVQKLVIAGKLLKG; from the coding sequence ATGAAAATGGATTTCAACTTGAACGACGAACAGAAGATGATGCGCCAGGTGGCCGCGGAAATAGCGGACGAGCAGCTCGCGCCCAAGGCCGAGGAGATGGAGGAGAATCGCGAAATCCCGGGCGAGCTCCTCGCGTTCCTCGCCGAGCAGGGCTATTTCGGCATGTTCCTCCCCGAGCGATACGGCGGCGCCGAGCTCGACTTCGCCACGTACGCGCTGACGATCGAGGAGTTCTCGCGCGGTTCGCCGGCGGTGGCGCTGGTGGTATCGGTGCAGAACGCGCTGGTGGGCAAACCTATCCTGACGTACGGCACCGAAGGCCAGAAGGAGAAGTACCTGGCCCGGGTGGCCTCCGGCGAGTTGCTGGGCGCGTTCTCGATTACGGAAGAGGATGCCGGCTCGGACGCGGCCAACGTCCAAACGACCGCGGCGAAGAAAGACGGCGGCTACGTCCTCAACGGCCGTAAGCTATACGTTACCAACGCCGGCTTCGCCGGCCTCTTCCTCGTCGTCGCTTCCACCGACCCGGCGGCCGGCGGCAAGGGCTTGTCCTGCTTTTTAGTGGAGAGGGACGCGCCCGGCTTCACGGTCGGCGAACGCTTCGACGGGATGGGGATGCGGGCGTTGGACGTCCGCCGGCTCGAGTTCAAGAACTGCGAGGTGCCCGCCGACGCCCTCCTGGGTGCCGAAGGCGAGGGCCTCAAGATCGCGCTCGCCAGCCTGGACGGCAGCCGCATCGGCGTGGGGGCGCAGGCCGTCGGCATAGGCCAGCAGGCGTTCAACGAGGCCAAGAAGTACGCGGGAGAACGCGAGCAGTTCGGCCGGCCCATCCTGAGCTTCCAGGCCATACAGTTTTACCTGGTCGAGATGGCGACGCGCCTCGAGGCGGCGCGGTTCTTGACGCTCCGGGCCGCGACGCTGGCGGACGCCGGCGAGCCGTTCTCCGCCGAGGCCGCGATGGCGAAGCTCTACGCCTCCGAGGCCGCTAACTTCTGCGCCAACCTCGGCGTCCAGATCCACGGCGGCTACGGCTATATGAAAGATTACGTCGTCGAGCGGTTCTTCCGCGACGCCCGCGTAACCGAGATCTACGAGGGGACCTCCGAGGTGCAGAAGTTGGTAATCGCCGGAAAGCTTCTGAAAGGATAA
- a CDS encoding biotin/lipoyl-containing protein, which produces MEYEFQSGDGEYAVTVEKSGDGFRVTVDGRAMEVDLVAAEPGCYSFVADGEVTDVVVVRDGSRRYVAVGGHSFILEEGGGREQRAAAAVEDVVAGIQTIRAPMPGKVVKIAAAEGDAVEKGRTVVVVEAMKMEHPLTAAGPGIVKKISCQEGQNVDADQPLAEVEIEGNG; this is translated from the coding sequence ATGGAGTATGAATTCCAATCCGGCGACGGCGAATACGCGGTAACGGTCGAGAAGAGCGGCGACGGCTTCCGCGTCACGGTCGACGGCCGCGCGATGGAGGTCGACCTCGTCGCCGCGGAACCGGGTTGTTATTCGTTCGTGGCGGACGGCGAGGTTACGGACGTCGTCGTCGTGCGCGACGGCTCGAGGCGCTACGTCGCGGTGGGCGGGCATTCTTTTATACTCGAGGAGGGGGGAGGCCGGGAGCAGCGCGCCGCCGCCGCGGTGGAGGACGTCGTCGCCGGCATCCAAACGATTCGCGCGCCGATGCCCGGCAAAGTGGTCAAGATCGCCGCCGCGGAGGGCGACGCCGTCGAGAAGGGGCGAACCGTCGTCGTCGTCGAGGCGATGAAGATGGAACACCCCCTTACGGCCGCGGGGCCGGGCATCGTAAAGAAGATATCGTGTCAAGAAGGGCAAAACGTCGACGCCGACCAGCCGTTGGCCGAAGTAGAGATCGAGGGGAACGGCTAG
- the accC gene encoding acetyl-CoA carboxylase biotin carboxylase subunit, whose protein sequence is MFKKILIANRGEIACRVIRACRELGVRAVAVYSEADRAALHVARADEAYCIGPAPPLESYLNIEKIVETAKEAGCEAVHPGYGFLAENGAFADACAEAGLAFIGPSGDTLRLAGDKLGARRTMTAAGVPIIPGMSAGAGEADDVTAEAGKLGYPVMVKAAGGGGGKGMRVVCGDGELAECLEAARREAKGAFGDDTVYLEKYVERPRHVEFQILADARGNVVHLFERECSIQRRHQKIVEESPSPALDAKLRKKMGEAACEVARAVGYTNAGTVEFLLDENKNFYFLEVNARVQVEHPVTEMVIGVDIVKAQLAIAAGEKLPFAQKDVSRRGHAVECRIYAEDPAANFLPSAGKILFLREPRGPGVRLDGGIYAGYDVPVYYDPILAKLITWGADREEARRRMAEALREYVIIGIGTTIPFLRDVIDHPAYVAGETNTGFITDHFDGWREEVPEGLMEKALAAAAVAEMAAGPAMRYSDGGSGRAAGGGPTPWQTVGPWEIGRGA, encoded by the coding sequence ATGTTTAAAAAAATCCTCATCGCGAACCGCGGCGAGATAGCTTGCCGCGTCATCCGGGCCTGCCGCGAGCTGGGCGTGCGCGCCGTCGCCGTATACTCGGAGGCCGACCGCGCGGCCTTACATGTCGCTCGAGCCGACGAGGCCTACTGCATCGGCCCCGCGCCGCCGCTCGAGTCCTATTTAAATATAGAGAAGATAGTCGAGACCGCGAAAGAGGCCGGCTGCGAAGCGGTCCATCCCGGCTACGGCTTCCTGGCCGAGAACGGTGCCTTCGCCGACGCCTGCGCCGAAGCGGGGTTGGCCTTCATCGGCCCGAGCGGCGACACCCTCCGCTTGGCGGGCGACAAGCTCGGCGCCCGCCGGACGATGACCGCGGCCGGCGTCCCCATCATCCCCGGGATGTCCGCCGGCGCCGGCGAGGCCGACGACGTTACGGCCGAGGCGGGGAAGCTCGGCTACCCCGTAATGGTCAAGGCCGCGGGAGGAGGCGGCGGCAAGGGGATGCGCGTCGTGTGCGGCGACGGCGAGTTGGCCGAGTGCCTGGAGGCGGCGCGCCGCGAGGCCAAAGGCGCTTTCGGCGACGACACCGTTTATCTGGAGAAGTACGTCGAGAGGCCGCGCCACGTCGAATTCCAAATCCTGGCGGACGCGCGCGGTAATGTCGTCCACCTCTTCGAGCGCGAGTGCTCCATCCAGCGGCGCCACCAGAAGATCGTCGAGGAGTCGCCGTCGCCGGCGCTGGACGCGAAGCTGCGGAAGAAGATGGGCGAGGCGGCGTGCGAGGTCGCCCGCGCCGTGGGGTATACCAACGCCGGGACCGTCGAGTTTCTGTTGGACGAAAATAAAAATTTCTATTTCCTCGAGGTCAACGCCCGCGTCCAGGTCGAACACCCGGTGACGGAAATGGTTATAGGGGTGGATATAGTAAAGGCGCAGCTCGCGATAGCCGCCGGCGAAAAGTTGCCTTTCGCGCAAAAGGACGTGAGCCGGCGCGGCCACGCCGTCGAGTGCCGCATCTACGCCGAGGACCCGGCGGCGAACTTTCTCCCTTCGGCCGGCAAGATTTTGTTCCTGCGCGAGCCGCGCGGCCCGGGGGTCCGGTTGGACGGCGGCATCTACGCCGGATACGACGTGCCGGTTTATTACGACCCCATACTGGCGAAGTTGATTACGTGGGGCGCGGACAGGGAAGAAGCGCGGCGCCGCATGGCCGAAGCGCTGCGGGAATATGTTATAATTGGTATCGGAACGACGATACCGTTCTTGCGCGACGTTATCGACCACCCGGCCTACGTCGCCGGCGAGACCAATACCGGCTTCATAACCGACCACTTCGACGGTTGGCGGGAGGAGGTGCCGGAGGGCTTGATGGAGAAGGCGCTGGCCGCGGCGGCGGTGGCCGAGATGGCCGCGGGGCCCGCGATGCGCTACTCCGACGGCGGCTCGGGCCGGGCGGCGGGGGGGGGGCCGACGCCCTGGCAGACCGTCGGGCCGTGGGAGATAGGCCGGGGGGCGTGA